CGGCGGTCATCCGTGGACCGGATGCGAACGCGTCGCCACCGCCAGGCTCCGCGAGTCGCCGAGGACGGCGATGTCCCCGGAGCGGTCGGTCCGGACCACCGTTGCACCGAGCGCCTCCAACCCGGTCACGGTCTGGGGCGCCGGGTGCCCGTACGGGTTGTCCGTCCCGCAGGAGATCAGGGCCAGTCTCGGGCGGAGCGCCGCCATCAACGTCCAGTCCTGGTTCGCCGACCCGTGGTGCGCCACCTTGAGGACGTCCACCCTCCCCACCCTCGGCGGCCCGGGCCCGCTCTCCGCCCGCTGAGCCGAAGCCGAAGCCGGGGCCGGAGGCGGGGGGCGGGGTGGTGCGCCGAGTGCCAGCACGGCGGCCTGGGCCGGGGGTTCCAGGTCTCCGAGCAGGGCGACTCGCAGTGGGGCGGCGGGCGGACCGAGTACGGCGAGGATCGCGATGCTGGAGTTGTTCGGCCCCTCGGCCTCGGGAGCCGGGGGCACGCTCGGCCACAGGACCTCCCAGGAGAGTTCCGCTCCGGCGGTGCGCCGCTCGCCGCGCTGCGCGCGCTCCACCGGGATGCCTCCGGCAGCCGCCCAGCGGAGCACCCGGGACCGTTCGCCGTCCGATTCGCCCGCACCTGTCACCTCGATCGCTCCGACCGACCTGCCCCGCAGCACCCCGGGGGTGCCTTCCACGTGGTCGGCGTGGAAGTGGGTGAGGATCAGCACGGGAATCCTGGTCACTCCGAGGCCGCGCAAGCAGGCGTCGGCCGCCTTGGGGTCCGGCCCGACGTCCACCACCACGGCGGCCCCCGGTTCGACGGGCAGGACGGTCATGTCGCCCTGCCCGATGTCGCACATCGCCAACCGCCACCCCGGTGCGGGCCAACCGGTTGCCAGCCGGACGACGGAGGCCGGGCGCAGCAGCAGTACCGGCAGTAGCAGAGCGACCGCGAGCACGACCAGGGCTCTCGTCTTCCGGCTGCGGGAGCGGTGGCCGGCCAGTAGCGGTGGTACCGCCCAGGCCAGTGAGACGATCACCACGGCCAGCAGGACCGCACCGAACATCCCTGCGGGCCAGGCGAGTTCGGCCCCCGGAAGCTCCGCTCCGTGCCGTGCGACGGCGACCAGCCAGCCGACCGGCAGCGCCGCGAGGTCCGTCAGGAACTCCGCCGCTCCCTTCCAGAGCGGCGCGATCGCGAGCGCGGCGAACCCCAGCAGGGTGGCGGGGGCGACCGCGATCTCGGCCAGGAGGTTGCACGGCACCCCGACCAGGCTGACCCGGGGTGCGAGCAGGACGGTGACCGGCGAGCAGAACGCCTGGGCCGCTGCGGTGGCCCCGACCGCCGCCGCCAGGTGGTGCGGCCAGCGGCGTGCCCGGAGCGCCGCCGTCCATCTCGGGCCGAGCACCAGCAGCCCGGCAGTGGCCAGCGCGGAGAGCAGGAACCCGTAGGAACGGGCCAGGTGCGGGTCCACCAGGATCAGGATCAGTACCGCGCCGGACAGGGCCGGGACTCCTCTCCGGGGCCGGCCGGTGGCTAGGGCCAGCAGTCCGATCAGCCCGGTGGCGGCGGCTCTGAGCACGCTCGGGTCGGGTCGGCAGACGGTGACGAACGCCAGCGTCAGCGCCGTCCCGAACAGCGCCGTGGTGCGGAACGAGAGACCCAGCAGCCCGGCCAGGCCGCCCCGGACGGGTGCGTCGGGGTCGCTCGGTGTGCCGCCGACCAGAACGGCCAGGACGATCGCCAGGTTGGCGCCGCTCACCGCGACCAGGTGGCCGAGGTCGGTGGCCCGGAACGCGTCCGACAGGTCGTCGGGCAGCCGGGACACGTCCCCCACCACCAGCCCGGGGAGCAGCCCCCGGATGTCCGGCGAGAGATGGTCGCAGGCGTCGCGGAGCCCTTTGCGGAGGTGGGCCGCGAGACGCTGCGGGAGGTTCGGCGGCGCGATGACGCGTGGCGGCCCCTGCGGGACGAGCAGCGCCGCGGTATCGGTGCGGGGCGCTCCCGACCCGCCTGCGGTCGGCGCCCGCTCCGGCAGCACCTCGGCTCGTAGTTCCAGTCCGGTGGAGGGGGTCAGCCGCTGCCACGGGTAGTCCTCCTGGGAACGGATCAGCAGGGTGACGGGTGTGCGGGTGGCGGTGGACGGCGGAGCGGGGCCGCCACGGGAGACGGGGGCGGCACGAACCCGGGTGACGAGTGCGGGAATGGTGAGGGTCGGCCGGGACAGCGAACTGCCCCGGGTGTGCGAACGGTGCTGTTTCGGATCGCCGGTGACGGTCAGTTCGACGGTGATCTCAGGGTTGGCGGGTCTCTCCGCTTCGGGTTCTCCCGCCCCGCTCCGCTCGTCGCCATCGGCCCGCTGCCCTGCCCCGGCGGGCGGTAAGGCGGTGGGCGGTGCGGCAGTGGGCGGTGCGACGGCGGGTGGTACGGATGGGTGGGCCAGCGCGGGCAGTGGGCCCCGGTGCAGGTCGGCGGTGTGCAGGACGGTGGTGGTGGCCGCTGCGGCGGCGGTCAGCAGGACGGCTGCGGCGAGGCGGTGGATCGAACGGCGGGGTCCTTTGGCGGCGAGCAGAGCGAGGGAGGCCGCTGCGGCCACCAGCGCGGCCAGCAGCAGCGCCGGATGTCGGTCCGGATCCAGACCGAGGACGGCGGCGCTGACCGCCCAGGCCGTTCCGGCCGGGAGGAGCAGTCGGTAGTCGGTCCGGTGGTGAACTGCGGCAGTTGTGGCCGGCATCAGGCTGTCTCCTCTCGGCATGGGTGGCGGCGGGACGGTCGGTAAGGCGGTGGCGTTTACTCCTGGGTTCAACCTCCTTCGCTGCGGTGCTGGTTGGGCGCCCGGGGCCGGGGGCGCGTTGTCGACAGGGCCGAATCCGCATCGCACGGGCGGCGGCGTTACGAGGCGGCGGGGAGCTCGAATGCCCTGTCCCGCACGGCGGTTGTGCCTGGAGCGAGGCGCTGGTCGTATCGGGTCGGGTCGAGTGGCGGGAACTGGTTCCAGGGGCGATCTCCGGATGGTGGAACGGTGTTGTCGTGGCGGCCTCGCCTCGACGGCGGGCCCGGACAGAGCGCGGATGCGGGCGGCGGGGGCGCCTTCTCCGCAGTGGAGGTGCACGGGCCTCGCTTGGCAGGGCGGCGACCACAGCAGGCCGGTTCTGTGCGCCCGGACGGCAGTCACGGTCTTCGGCCTCGGGCACGTGGTGCGGCGACTCGATGACGGTTCGGCGGGCGGGCTGGGGCCTCCTCTCTGGGCTTGGGAGAGCGGGGCGGAGCAGTGGGCCAGGCGACCGGTCGGCCTGGCGAGCGGGTCAGGGGGGTCAAGGGGCCAAGGGGTCAGAGAGTCAGGAGCGGCTTGAGGTCCTCGTACTTCCGCGGGCCGATACCCGGGACTTGGCGGAGTTGGTCGACGGATTGGAAGGGGCCGTGGGTGAGGCGGTACTGGAGGATGTGCTGGGCCAGGGCGGGCCCCACGCCGGGGAGGGAGTCGAGTTGGTCGGCACCGGCGTGGTTGAGGCTCACGGGGCCCGTGGGCCCGGCCGGGACCGCTGCGGCGGGGAGGGGGCCGGTGTCCACGAGGATCTGTTCTCCGTCGGTGAGTGGGCGGGCGAGGTTGAGGAGGCTGGTGTCGGCACCGGGAAGCGGTCCGCCTGCGGCGGCCAGGGCATCCGCGACCCGTGAACCCGCGGGGAGGGTTCGCAGGCCGGGGTGGGGGACTTTCCCGGCGATGTCGATGACGAGGGGCGGATCGGTCGGTTGGGGTGCCGGTGCTCCTTCCGTGGTCCGGTCGGGGAGGGCTTCGGCCATGGCGATGGACGGAACGGGAACGGGGTGCGGCCGGCCGAGCCAGAAGTGCTGGACGGCGTAGCCCGTGGCGAGGACGAGCAGGACGGTCAGGCCGAGCACGGCCCGGCGGTCGAGGGCGAAGGCGGTTGGGAGGCGGAACCGCAGGGGCAATTTCGGCACGGTGGTGTGGGGCGAGACGGCAGGGTTCGGAGTTGGCGGGGTTTCCGGCAGTGGGTCCGGATCCGATGGCGCGTCGGTTCGGCCTTGGTCTGGGAGACGGGATGCCGAGGGCTGTTTCGGCGAGGCGGCCTCGCCCGGGGCAGGCGCTCCCCCGGGCGGGTCCCGTTCCGGTGGTGAATCGGCTCTCCCCTGGCCGGGGGCTGCCGCGCGGTCGGTTGCGGAGCCGGGGCAAGGGCCCGGGTGGGGGCCGTCGGCTCCATCGGCGGCGGATGACTCCGCATCTGCGGAATGTTCGGAGCGTTTGGGCACGCCGTACATCGCCAGGATGCGTGCGGCCGACAAAGCCGGCGGCGGGTCGGGGGCTGGCGGCGGGCCCGGATCAGCCGCGTCCTCCGGTTCGGGCGGTTCGGTGCATTCGGTGGACTCGGTGGCCCGAAGGCTGCCGCAATCGGGTTCCGGCAGTTCGTCCGGGCCGGTCTCCGTGCCGAGCATTGTTCGGGCCGACGGAACAGCGGCGCTTCCGAAGGCCGGTTCGAAGGGGTCGGAATCGATGGACGGGTCCGCCGGGAAAAGGTGGTCGAGGCGGGCTCGGGCGTTCTCCGCGGTCTGGCGTCGACGGGCCTGGGGTGTGATGACGGTCCTCATGGCGAGGACGTTAGAACGATGCTGACGGTCCGTCCGAGAATTCGTTCGCCCCTGTGGACAACTCGGGGTTGTGGATAACTCTTGTCGCTCGAACGAGTGATTCCAGTGGGATTCAGTGCGACGAGGCGATGATCGGAGAAACCACCACTGCCAGCAGGCCGGGGCCGACGTGCGCCCCGATGACGGCGCCGACCTCGCTGACGTACAGCTCCTTCAGGCCGGGAATCCGCTCCCGCAGCCGCTCCGCCAGCGGTTCGGCCCGGTGCTCGGCGGCCAGGTGGTGGACGGTGACGTCGACCGGCTGCCGGCCCGCGTACTCGACGGCGATCTCTTCGAGCCGACCGATCGCACGGGAGGCGGTGCGGACCTTCTCCAACGGCTCGATCCGGCCCCCGGTCAGGTGCAGCAGGGGCTTCACCGCCAGCGCGGAGCCGACCAGGGCCTGGGCGGTGCCGATCCGGCCCCCTCGCCGCAGGTGCTCCAGGGTGTCGACGTAGAAGAAACCCGCGGTGCGGGCCGCCCGGTCCTCGGCGGCGGCGACCACCAGGTCGAGGTCCGCCTCGACGGTACGGGCACCCGTCCCGTCGCCCCCGCTGGAACCAGTGGAACCACTGGACCCGCTGGAACCCGCAACGGCCTCCGCGCCAGCGGTGGGTCCCGAGTCGGCGTGCGCCGCGTCCAGCACCTCGGCCGATTCGGCGGCGGCGAGGACGCAGCTGCCCAACGCCATGCCGACGAGCCGGCTGTCGACCACCCGGACCGGGATCGATACGGCCGAGGCCGCCAGCCGGGCCGCCTCGGCGGTGCCGGAGAGCTCGGCCGACAGGTGGATCGAGACGATGCCGCGCGCACCGGCCTCGGCGGCCGCCCGGTAGGCGGCGGCGAAGGTCTCGGGGCTGGGCCGGGAGGTCGTCACCCGCTGCTTGGCGCGCAGGGCCTCGGCCACGTCCTTCGGAGAGATCTCGACGCCTTCCGCGAAGACCTCGTCACCGACCGCGACGCTGAGCGGCACCACCCGGATGCGGTGCCGGTCCACCGCCTCCTGAGGCAGATACGCGGTGGAATCCGTGACAAGTGCGAGGTGGCCGGGCATGAGCCGGAGGTTACCCGCCACCGGGCCGGGATGACAGCGCTCGGCATTCGCTGGTTTGGCCCCGAATGCGCCGGGTAACTTCTCCGAGCACGAAGAGCAACCGTCCGATGACGCGGGGTCAGGGGCGGTTGGGTCCCGCGGGGTTCGGCTTGCGGAGACGGTCGGCGAGGCGGGAGAGCGGCTCGGCGGCCAGTCCGAGCAGTTCCTCGGCGCTGCTCGGCCGGGCGGAGCCGAGCCCCTTCCGGCGATCGGCCGGCTGCTCCGCGGAGGCAGCGGAAGCGGCGGAGGCAGCGGAAGCGGCGGAGGCAGCCGAGGAAGCGGTGCCCGGGGAGTCCGCGCCATCGGCGGCAGCGGGCTCGGCGGGGGTCCAGTGGCGCAGGGCTCCGGCCTCGTCCTGGCACTCCTTTCCGAGGCGGGCGAGTTCGTCGTCGGCGAAGCGGCGCATCCGGTCCTGAGCGGCCCAGCGCAGGGAGTCCGCGGAGTGGGTGATCCGCTCGGTGCGCTCGCGCAGCTCGGGAAGCTTGGCGGTGACCCGGTCGTTCGTCGGCTCGCGTTCCAGCATCCGGAGTTCGGCGTCGAGTTCCGCCGCGTGCGAGTCGAGGCGGGTGAGCAGCTGGAGGGCGTCCGCGAGCTGGCCGTCCTGCGGCAGGCCGCTCTGCAGTACCTGTCGGGTGGAGTCCAACGCGGTGCGCAGGGACAGCCGGAGGGCGGCGATCCGGCCCTGCTCGCCGGGCCTGGCGAAGCTCTTCGCCTTCAGGGCCGCGTTCTCCATCGCCCGCTGCGCGTTGGCGCTGTGCCGGTCGACCTTGGCCGCCACCGACTTCGCCGCCTTCACCGTTCCGACCACGGCCATCACCAGCAGCGTCACCCCGAACAGCGCGACCAGAGCAATCACCACACCGAGCGCTTCCATCGGGAGCCCACCTTCCGCCCGTGACCGGCCCTGGACCGCCGGGTGCGGTCCGCTTGTCCGCCGGACTTCCACCGTAGCCCGGA
The window above is part of the Kitasatospora sp. NA04385 genome. Proteins encoded here:
- a CDS encoding ComEC/Rec2 family competence protein, whose amino-acid sequence is MPATTAAVHHRTDYRLLLPAGTAWAVSAAVLGLDPDRHPALLLAALVAAAASLALLAAKGPRRSIHRLAAAVLLTAAAAATTTVLHTADLHRGPLPALAHPSVPPAVAPPTAAPPTALPPAGAGQRADGDERSGAGEPEAERPANPEITVELTVTGDPKQHRSHTRGSSLSRPTLTIPALVTRVRAAPVSRGGPAPPSTATRTPVTLLIRSQEDYPWQRLTPSTGLELRAEVLPERAPTAGGSGAPRTDTAALLVPQGPPRVIAPPNLPQRLAAHLRKGLRDACDHLSPDIRGLLPGLVVGDVSRLPDDLSDAFRATDLGHLVAVSGANLAIVLAVLVGGTPSDPDAPVRGGLAGLLGLSFRTTALFGTALTLAFVTVCRPDPSVLRAAATGLIGLLALATGRPRRGVPALSGAVLILILVDPHLARSYGFLLSALATAGLLVLGPRWTAALRARRWPHHLAAAVGATAAAQAFCSPVTVLLAPRVSLVGVPCNLLAEIAVAPATLLGFAALAIAPLWKGAAEFLTDLAALPVGWLVAVARHGAELPGAELAWPAGMFGAVLLAVVIVSLAWAVPPLLAGHRSRSRKTRALVVLAVALLLPVLLLRPASVVRLATGWPAPGWRLAMCDIGQGDMTVLPVEPGAAVVVDVGPDPKAADACLRGLGVTRIPVLILTHFHADHVEGTPGVLRGRSVGAIEVTGAGESDGERSRVLRWAAAGGIPVERAQRGERRTAGAELSWEVLWPSVPPAPEAEGPNNSSIAILAVLGPPAAPLRVALLGDLEPPAQAAVLALGAPPRPPPPAPASASAQRAESGPGPPRVGRVDVLKVAHHGSANQDWTLMAALRPRLALISCGTDNPYGHPAPQTVTGLEALGATVVRTDRSGDIAVLGDSRSLAVATRSHPVHG
- a CDS encoding ComEA family DNA-binding protein; amino-acid sequence: MPKLPLRFRLPTAFALDRRAVLGLTVLLVLATGYAVQHFWLGRPHPVPVPSIAMAEALPDRTTEGAPAPQPTDPPLVIDIAGKVPHPGLRTLPAGSRVADALAAAGGPLPGADTSLLNLARPLTDGEQILVDTGPLPAAAVPAGPTGPVSLNHAGADQLDSLPGVGPALAQHILQYRLTHGPFQSVDQLRQVPGIGPRKYEDLKPLLTL
- a CDS encoding DegV family protein, coding for MPGHLALVTDSTAYLPQEAVDRHRIRVVPLSVAVGDEVFAEGVEISPKDVAEALRAKQRVTTSRPSPETFAAAYRAAAEAGARGIVSIHLSAELSGTAEAARLAASAVSIPVRVVDSRLVGMALGSCVLAAAESAEVLDAAHADSGPTAGAEAVAGSSGSSGSTGSSGGDGTGARTVEADLDLVVAAAEDRAARTAGFFYVDTLEHLRRGGRIGTAQALVGSALAVKPLLHLTGGRIEPLEKVRTASRAIGRLEEIAVEYAGRQPVDVTVHHLAAEHRAEPLAERLRERIPGLKELYVSEVGAVIGAHVGPGLLAVVVSPIIASSH